The DNA sequence GCCAGATCAAGCCGGACCGTGCCGGCCACTACAAGCTGACCCATTCGCCCGATTTCATCCTGGGCCGGGTGTCGAGCCATCGCGATGGTTTCGGTTTCCTGCTGCCCGACGATGGTACCGATGACCTGTTCCTGCCAGAGAAGGAAATGCAGAAGGTCATGCATGGCGACCGCGTCCAGGCGCGTATCGTCGGTACCGACCGCCGCGGCCGCCCCGAAGGCACCATCGTCGAAGTGGTGGAGCGCGCCAATACCCACGTGATCGGCCGCCTGTTGAATGAAAACGGCGTCTGGGTGGTCGCGCCCGAAGACAAACGCATCGGCCACGATGTGCTGCTGGCGGGCCCGCCGGGCAAGGCCAAGGCAGGGCAGGTGGTCAGCGTGGAGCTGACCGAGCATCCCTCCCGCTATACGCAACCGGTGGGCAAGATCGTCGAGATCCTCGGCGACATCGATGACCCCGGCATGGAAATCGAAATCGCCGTGCGCAAGTATGGCGTGCCACACGAGTTCTCGGATGCCGCCAAGAAGCTCTCGGCCAAGCTGCCCAGCGAAGTCAAGGCGGCTGACCTGAAGGACCGTGTGGACCTGCGCGATGTGCCGCTGGTCACCATTGATGGCGAAGACGCGCGCGACTTCGATGATGCGGTCTACTGCGAACCGGTCAAGATCGGCCGCGCCAAGGGTTATCGCCTGATCGTGGCCATCGCCGATGTGAGCCACTACGTCAAGCCCAACGATGCGCTGGATGTGGATGCGCTGGAGCGTAGTACCTCCGTCTACTTCCCGCGCCGGGTCATCCCGATGCTGCCGGAAAAGCTCTCCAACGGTCTGTGCTCGCTGAACCCGGACGTGGACCGCCTGACCCTGGTGTGCGATGCCGTCATCACCGCCAAGGGTGAGATCAAGGCCTACCAGTTCTATCCGGCCGTGATCCACTCGGCAGCGCGTCTGACCTATACCGAAGTGGCCTCCATTCTGGCCAATACCAAGGGCCCGGAAGCGGCGCGTCGCATCGGCCTGGTGCCGCACTTGACGCACCTCTACGAAGTGTTCCAGGCGCTCTTGACGGCCCGCCAGGCGCGCGGTGCCATCGACTTCGAGACCACCGAGACCTACATCGTCTGCAACGCCGCCGGCAAGATCGAGAAGATCCTGCCGCGCACCCGCAACGATGCGCACCGCCTGATCGAGGAATGCATGTTGGCCGCCAACGTGTGCGCGGCCGACCTGTTGAAGCGTCACGATCATCCTGCGCTCTATCGCATTCACGCCGGCCCGACCAAGGAAAAGCTGACGCAGTTGCGTACCTTCCTGAAGCAGGTCGGCCTGCACCTGGGGGGCGGCGACACCCCCAGTGCCTCCGACTATGCCGAGCTGATGCCCAAGGTCAAGGCGCGCCCGGATGCGGTGCTGATCCAGACCATGCTGTTGCGCTCCATGCAGCAGGCCGTCTACAGCCCTGACAACATCGGCCACTTCGGCCTGTCCTACGAATCCTACGCGCACTTCACCAGTCCGATCCGCCGTTATCCCGACCTGCTGACCCACCGTGCCATCAAGGCCGTGCTGCAGGGCAAGCGCTACGAGCCCAAGGGTATCGACAGCGGCGCGCTCAATACCTCGATTTCGCCGGCTGCGCGCAAGGCGCAGGCGCTGCAGCGGGCCACCGACAAGGCCGCCGGCAAGAAGCCGCGTGGCGAAAGCGCGCTGGCCATCTGGGAAGCACTGGGTCTGCACTGTTCGGCCAACGAGCGCCGTGCCGATGAGGCTTCGCGCGATGTGGAAGCCTGGCTGAAGTGCTACTTCATCCGCGACAAGCTGGGCGAGGAATTCACCGGCACCATTTCCGGCGTGGCCACCTTCGGTATCTTCGTGCAGCTCGATGCGCTCTACATCGAAGGTCTGGTGCACGTCACCGAGCTGGGCGCCGATTACTTCCAGTACGATGAAGCGCGCCATGAGCTGCGCGGCGAGCGCACTGGCATCCGTTACCAGTTGACCGACCGCGTCACCGTGCAGGTCAGTCGGGTGGACCTGGATGCGCGCAAGATCGACTTGTCGCTGGTCAACGAGCCGGGCATCCGCACCTTGATCAAGAACGAAGCCAAGCGTGCCGAGACTGCTGCGCGCGGCAAGTCAGCCGGTAGCAAGCCGGCTGCGGGCAGCCAGCCGGCCGCACGCGGCAAGAAGGCCGCGGCATCCAAGCCGGCCACGGCAGTGGCCAAGCCCAAGGGCGGCGCCAAGGCCAAGGCCGGCAGCACCACTCATGCGCGCACCGGCGAGGCCGACCGCAAGCGTGCTGCCGCCAAGGGTTTCAACAAGGGTGGCAAGAAGAAGCGATGAGCATGTCCCCGGTCCAACCTGAAGCGGTTGACCGGGTTTGATGGAATGAGGAGCAACAGCTCCAAGCAAGACGAAAGACACAAGCAGGATCTATGAAGAGCAAAATGATTTTCGGCTTCCATGCCGTGACCTCCCGTATCCGCCACGAGGCTTCCTCGGTGGAAGAGATCTACGTGGATGCCGAACGCCGCGACCGCCGGATGCTGGATTTGCTGCACGCGGCCAAGGAAGCCAATGTGCGCATCATCCAGGCCGACGACCAGCGCTTGGGCGCCATGGTCGGCACGCGCCGCCACCAGGGGGTGGTGGCCAAGGCCGCCGCGCTGTCGCTGGCGCGCACCCTTGATGAACTGCTGGATGCCGTGGTCGGCCCGCCGCTGCTGCTGATCCTCGATGGCATCACCGATCCGCACAACCTGGGCGCCTGCCTGCGCGTGGCCGATGGCGCCGGCGCGCACGCCGTGATCGCCCCCAAGGACCGCGCCGTGGGCCTGAATGCGACCGCTATGAAGGTTTCCAGCGGCGCCTCCGACACCGTGCCTTATATCACCGTCACCAACCTGGCGCGTACCATGCGTGATCTGAAGGAACGTGGTGTGTGGATCATCGGTACTTCGGACGACGCCGAAAAGGGTCTCTACGAAGGTGACTTCACCGGCCCCACCGCCTTGGTCATGGGTTCCGAAGGCGAGGGGATGCGCCGCTTGACGCGCGAGACCTGCGACGTGCTGGTCAACATCCCCATGTTCGGCTCGGTCGAGAGCTTGAATGTGTCCGTGGCTTCCGGTGTGTGTCTGTACGAGGCGCGACGCCAGCGCTTGCCAAAGTAAGTCCGGTCATCCCGCATGACACCATCGCCGGACTTCGCGTCCGGCGATTTTTTTTTGCAGCACCTTTTCTTTCAACGTTTCAGGAAACACACCATGTTCAGCCGACTCAGAGAAGACATCGCCAGCATCCGCGCGCGCGACCCCGCCGCGCGCAATAGCTGGGAGGTGCTGACCTGTTATCCGGGCCTGCACGCGGTGATCCTGCACCGCTGGGCCCAGGCTTGCTGGAATGCAGAACTGAAGTGGCTGGGCCGCTTCATCTCGCAACTGGGGCGCACCCTGACCGGCATCGAGATCCACCCCGGCGCCACCATCGGCCGCCGTGTCTTCATCGACCACGGCATGGGCGTGGTCATCGGCGAGACCGCCATCGTCGGCGACGATTCCACCATCTACCAAGGTGTGACCCTGGGCGGCACCTCGCTGACCAAGGGCGCCAAGCGCCATCCCACGCTGGGGCGCGGCGTCATCATCGGGGCCGGCGCCAAGGTGTTGGGTGGCTTTACGGTCGGCGATGGCGCCAAGGTCGGCTCCAATGCGGTGGTGACCAAGGAAGTGCCGGCTGGCGCCACCGCGGTGGGCAACCCGGCGCGCATCGTCGAGCGCAATACGGCGCAGGCCGGCGAGCGTGAACAGCTGGCCGCAGCGCGCCTGTTTGCGGCCTATGGCGTGATGCCCAATGGCGATGATCCACTGTCCAAGGCGCTACATGGCCTGATCAATCAGGTGGCGGCGCAAGAGCAGCAACTGGAAGCCGTGCTGGCAGCCTTGCAGGGAGCGGGGATAGGGTGTCGGCGGATGGAAGAGGCCGGACAGTTCGACGCCGCGCAATTGAACCGGCTGGTCGATTGAGCGGCGGACCGCAGCCGAGAGTGTCCGGCTGCGGGGCAGTGCAACACGGGATCAGGCGATCTCGTGTCCGTCCACGTCATGCCGATGCAACACGCCATCGGCCGTCAGGCTGATCCAGCCGCCACGCGGCGTGGCGACGTCATATTCCCAATCCGGCAAGACATAGCGCAGCTTGCACTGCTCGCCTTCACCCAGGCGATGCAGGGCCGGGCGATGCGTATGGCCGTGGATCAATACATCCGTGCCGGTCTGCGCGAAGAGGGCATCGATGGCGCCGGCATTCACATCCATGATCGCCATTTCCTTGCTCTGGTTGGCGTCCTGGCTGTTCTTGCGAATGCCCTCGATGATGGCCTTGCGCTGCGCCAGCGGCATGGCCAGGAACTGCTGCTGGTAGGCTGGCTGGCGCACCTGGGCGCGGAAGGCCATGTAGGCCAGGTCATCGGTGCATTGCGCATCGCCGTGGGCCAGCGCCAGGGTACGGCCGGCCAAGGTGACGACATGCGGGTCGTCCAGCAGCGTCAGTCCTGCGGCAGCGGCAAAATCCTGGCCGACCAGGAAATCACGGTTGCCCGCCATCCAGTACAGTTGCACGCCCTGTACCTGTACAGTCTTGAGGGTGTCAGCAATCAGTTGGTTGTAGGGAGCAGTAAGGTCGTCGTCACCGGCCCAGTACTCGAACACGTCACCTAGCAGGTACAGTTGCTGCGTTTGAACGGCATGGCTTTGCAGGAAGGCCAGGAAAGCCTCGGTGGTGCGGGGCAGGGCGGCCTGCAAATGGAGGTCGGAAACAAAAAGCGCAACCGTCGGTTGCGCTTTTTGCATGAACTGGAAATCAGTCATGGTCGATGAGGGAGGCGGTCAAGGTCGAGCTTAGACCACTTCTGCCTTTTCGATCAGCACGTCTTCCGCAGGCACGTCGGCGAACATGCCGGTGCGGGTGGTCTTCACACCCTTGATCTTGTCGACCACTTCAGTGCCTTCGACGACCTTGCCGAAGACGCAGTAGCCCCAGCCGTCCTGGCCGGGGTAGTCCAGGAAGCTGTTGTTCTTGACGTTGATGAAGAACTGCGCCGAGGCCGAGTGCGGGGCGGCGGTGCGGGCCATGGCCAGGGTGTAGGGCTCGTTCTTCAAGCCATTCTTGGCTTCGTTCTCGATCGGCTCGCGGGTTTCCTTTTGCTTCATGCCGGGTTCGAAGCCGCCGCCCTGGATCATGAAGCCGTCGATGACGCGGTGGAAGATGGTGCCGTTGTAGTGGCCGGCGTTGACGTAGGCCAGGAAGTTCTCAACGGTCTTGGGAGCCTTCTCTGCATCCAGTTCGATCTTGATGGTGCCGTGGTTGGTGGTGAGCAGAACTGCCATGATGAATCCTTTGCTGGTGGGGGAAATGAAAAAAATCGGCGGGCGACGTCGGCCCGCCTTGGGTGCGGTACGGGAGGCTTGCCTTACTTGATCACGGTCGCCGATTCGATCACCACCGGGGTGGTCGGCACGTCACCGGCACCGGTACGCACCTGCTTGATCTTGTCGACCACATCAGCGCCAGCGATGACCTTGCCGAATACCGCGTAACCCCAGCCGTCCTGGCCGGGGTAGTTCAGGAAGCGATTGTCCGCCACGTTGATGAAGAACTGGGCGGTGGCCGAATGCGGTGCGGCGGTGCGGGCCATGGCCACAGTATAAACCTCGTTCTTCAAGCCGTTATTGGCCTCGTTCTTGATGGGGGCATCGGTCGGCTTTTCGCGCATGTTCTGGTCATAGCCGCCGCCCTGGATCATGAAGCCATTGATGACGCGGTGAAATACGGTGCCGTTGTACTGGCCCTTCTTGACGTACTTGAGAAAATTGTCGACCGAGACCGGGGCCTTTTCCGGGTTCAGTTCCAGGGTGATGTTGCCCATGCTGGTCTTGAGCAGTACGTGTGGGGCATCGGCGGCCAGGACCGGGGCGGCCAGCGTAGTTGACAGGGACAATGCTGCGGCCATGCGCAGCAGATGACGACGGGAGAGGATCATGCGTTGCCTTCGTAAATGATTTTCCATTGCGAGCCTTCGCGTACCCAGTACTGGCGTTTGCGGATGGCATTCTTGCTCTTGCCGACCGCGCTTTCCTGGGTAAACGTGCTCACGATCATGTCTTCCGGTGCGCCGGGATAGCGGAACAGGCTGACATCGCGCAGTTTGACACTGGTGTAGCGCGCGCCGTTGAGGCTCTTCTGCTGGCGACCGAACCAGGTGGCCAGGTTTTCGCCCTGGGCCGAGCGGAATTCCGGGGAGTAATACGACAGCACCTTGTCGGCATCCGCGTCTTCCAGCGACTGGCTCCATTGTTCCAGCATGGCCGAGGCGGCGTCGCGCTCCTTGGTCAGGCTGTTCTTGTTGACGAACTGCACGTTCTGGCTGATGACCACTACCGTCTTGCCGACCTCGGCGGTGGAATACAGACTCTGCAGATCGGGGTTGGCCAGCACCACGCAACCATCGGAAGACAGCGGCGGGCGGCTGAAATTGTCCGAGGGCGTGCCATGCAGCCAGATGCCATAGCCACTGCGGCCATTGCGTTTGTCCCATTCATTGGGATAGGACAGCGGTAGGGCCCCCGTGCCATAGAAGTCCGGCAGCTTGGGGCCGGGGATGCGGTTGTTGACGTAGTACACGCCGATGGGGGTACGCTGGTCACCGGACTTGGTCTTGTTGGCCCCCAGGCGGCCCTGCGAGATGTAGTAGTCGGTCATGTACTTCAGATCGCCGTCCTGGTTCTCGTAGACGTACATGCGCGAGCGGGTGGTATCGACCACCAGCACGTTCTTCTGGTCGTCGCCCACTTGCAGCACCGACTTGGGGATCAGATTGGGGTCCGGTTTTTCTTGCAGCGAACGGATGCGCACCATGGCTTCGTCGCGCAGTTCCTGAAGCTTGTCGGCCGGGCCATC is a window from the Herbaspirillum rubrisubalbicans genome containing:
- the rnr gene encoding ribonuclease R is translated as MSQFPYSIPSREEILGILRTSSGAQNAAALAAALGVKPEEMDGLTRRLNAMERDGQIKPDRAGHYKLTHSPDFILGRVSSHRDGFGFLLPDDGTDDLFLPEKEMQKVMHGDRVQARIVGTDRRGRPEGTIVEVVERANTHVIGRLLNENGVWVVAPEDKRIGHDVLLAGPPGKAKAGQVVSVELTEHPSRYTQPVGKIVEILGDIDDPGMEIEIAVRKYGVPHEFSDAAKKLSAKLPSEVKAADLKDRVDLRDVPLVTIDGEDARDFDDAVYCEPVKIGRAKGYRLIVAIADVSHYVKPNDALDVDALERSTSVYFPRRVIPMLPEKLSNGLCSLNPDVDRLTLVCDAVITAKGEIKAYQFYPAVIHSAARLTYTEVASILANTKGPEAARRIGLVPHLTHLYEVFQALLTARQARGAIDFETTETYIVCNAAGKIEKILPRTRNDAHRLIEECMLAANVCAADLLKRHDHPALYRIHAGPTKEKLTQLRTFLKQVGLHLGGGDTPSASDYAELMPKVKARPDAVLIQTMLLRSMQQAVYSPDNIGHFGLSYESYAHFTSPIRRYPDLLTHRAIKAVLQGKRYEPKGIDSGALNTSISPAARKAQALQRATDKAAGKKPRGESALAIWEALGLHCSANERRADEASRDVEAWLKCYFIRDKLGEEFTGTISGVATFGIFVQLDALYIEGLVHVTELGADYFQYDEARHELRGERTGIRYQLTDRVTVQVSRVDLDARKIDLSLVNEPGIRTLIKNEAKRAETAARGKSAGSKPAAGSQPAARGKKAAASKPATAVAKPKGGAKAKAGSTTHARTGEADRKRAAAKGFNKGGKKKR
- the rlmB gene encoding 23S rRNA (guanosine(2251)-2'-O)-methyltransferase RlmB, producing MKSKMIFGFHAVTSRIRHEASSVEEIYVDAERRDRRMLDLLHAAKEANVRIIQADDQRLGAMVGTRRHQGVVAKAAALSLARTLDELLDAVVGPPLLLILDGITDPHNLGACLRVADGAGAHAVIAPKDRAVGLNATAMKVSSGASDTVPYITVTNLARTMRDLKERGVWIIGTSDDAEKGLYEGDFTGPTALVMGSEGEGMRRLTRETCDVLVNIPMFGSVESLNVSVASGVCLYEARRQRLPK
- the cysE gene encoding serine O-acetyltransferase; amino-acid sequence: MFSRLREDIASIRARDPAARNSWEVLTCYPGLHAVILHRWAQACWNAELKWLGRFISQLGRTLTGIEIHPGATIGRRVFIDHGMGVVIGETAIVGDDSTIYQGVTLGGTSLTKGAKRHPTLGRGVIIGAGAKVLGGFTVGDGAKVGSNAVVTKEVPAGATAVGNPARIVERNTAQAGEREQLAAARLFAAYGVMPNGDDPLSKALHGLINQVAAQEQQLEAVLAALQGAGIGCRRMEEAGQFDAAQLNRLVD
- a CDS encoding UDP-2,3-diacylglucosamine diphosphatase, encoding MTDFQFMQKAQPTVALFVSDLHLQAALPRTTEAFLAFLQSHAVQTQQLYLLGDVFEYWAGDDDLTAPYNQLIADTLKTVQVQGVQLYWMAGNRDFLVGQDFAAAAGLTLLDDPHVVTLAGRTLALAHGDAQCTDDLAYMAFRAQVRQPAYQQQFLAMPLAQRKAIIEGIRKNSQDANQSKEMAIMDVNAGAIDALFAQTGTDVLIHGHTHRPALHRLGEGEQCKLRYVLPDWEYDVATPRGGWISLTADGVLHRHDVDGHEIA
- a CDS encoding peptidylprolyl isomerase, translating into MAVLLTTNHGTIKIELDAEKAPKTVENFLAYVNAGHYNGTIFHRVIDGFMIQGGGFEPGMKQKETREPIENEAKNGLKNEPYTLAMARTAAPHSASAQFFINVKNNSFLDYPGQDGWGYCVFGKVVEGTEVVDKIKGVKTTRTGMFADVPAEDVLIEKAEVV
- a CDS encoding peptidylprolyl isomerase, whose protein sequence is MILSRRHLLRMAAALSLSTTLAAPVLAADAPHVLLKTSMGNITLELNPEKAPVSVDNFLKYVKKGQYNGTVFHRVINGFMIQGGGYDQNMREKPTDAPIKNEANNGLKNEVYTVAMARTAAPHSATAQFFINVADNRFLNYPGQDGWGYAVFGKVIAGADVVDKIKQVRTGAGDVPTTPVVIESATVIK
- a CDS encoding L,D-transpeptidase family protein, whose protein sequence is MVGRLLMLCLAAMPAMGSVASSSSIPPQGNTAGAPTAKPDPEALLIDIYKDLGANRLREAQAKADALVAAYPTFRLGHLVRGDLLLMHARPVRNFGAMADGPADKLQELRDEAMVRIRSLQEKPDPNLIPKSVLQVGDDQKNVLVVDTTRSRMYVYENQDGDLKYMTDYYISQGRLGANKTKSGDQRTPIGVYYVNNRIPGPKLPDFYGTGALPLSYPNEWDKRNGRSGYGIWLHGTPSDNFSRPPLSSDGCVVLANPDLQSLYSTAEVGKTVVVISQNVQFVNKNSLTKERDAASAMLEQWSQSLEDADADKVLSYYSPEFRSAQGENLATWFGRQQKSLNGARYTSVKLRDVSLFRYPGAPEDMIVSTFTQESAVGKSKNAIRKRQYWVREGSQWKIIYEGNA